One stretch of Siphonobacter curvatus DNA includes these proteins:
- the bglX gene encoding beta-glucosidase BglX, with translation MKKTSLLLLAGLFQLQVQAQTPEAKMNTFVTKLMGQMTIDEKIGQLNLVTPGGFTATGATVSQNVEANIKAGKVGGLFGIYDPTLVRKPQELAVKNSRLHIPLLFGLDVIHGHKTSFPIPLGISSTWDLERIEKSARIAATEATADGLNWVFSPMVDIARDPRWGRISESSGEDPYLGSLIAKAMIRGYQGTSFKETNTVLACVKHFALYGAAEAGRDYNTVDMSRIKMFEYYLPPYKAAIDAGVGSVMTSFNEIDAVPATANKWLVTDLLRKQWGFKGLVVTDYTAINEMIAHGLGDLKQVSALALKAGTDMDMVGEGFLTTLKQSLNEGKITQKEIDQACRRILEAKYKLGLFDDPYRYLDESRPAKEILTPENRAFARDLAARSHVLLKNANQTLPLKKSGSIALIGPLADDRKNMLGTWNIAGDWKKAVTVAEGIKNVAGNSVKINYAKGANFTTDTLLIQRLNAQNGLVDVDPRSPEAMIEEAVKVARQSDVIIAVVGEAQEMSGEASSRSDIGIPENQKDLLKALKKTGKPLVLVLMSGRPLTLTWENDNADAMLEAWFGGSESGNAIADVLFGNYNPAGKLTATFPRNVGQIPIYYNHKNTGRPYEGVLLDKFKSRYLDVPNDPLFPFGYGLSYTTFSYSEVKLSQTTLKGNQTLQASVTVKNTGKYTGEEVVQLYISDPVASVTRSVKDLKGFQKISLKPGESKEVTFRITPEQLKFYTTDLKYDWEGGEFGIQIGTNSSEVKTANVQWTK, from the coding sequence ATGAAAAAGACTTCTCTTCTGCTTCTGGCGGGTCTGTTCCAACTTCAGGTACAGGCTCAGACGCCGGAGGCTAAAATGAATACCTTCGTCACCAAGCTCATGGGGCAGATGACGATTGATGAAAAAATCGGTCAGCTCAATCTGGTAACGCCAGGCGGATTTACGGCGACGGGAGCTACGGTTTCCCAAAACGTAGAAGCCAACATTAAAGCGGGTAAAGTCGGCGGTTTATTCGGCATTTATGATCCGACGCTGGTACGCAAACCTCAGGAACTGGCCGTAAAAAATTCCCGGCTGCACATTCCTCTGCTGTTCGGACTCGACGTCATTCACGGACACAAAACCAGCTTTCCCATTCCCCTCGGCATTTCGTCTACCTGGGATCTCGAACGCATTGAGAAAAGTGCCCGCATTGCTGCGACCGAAGCTACCGCGGATGGGCTGAACTGGGTGTTCTCACCCATGGTCGATATTGCCCGTGATCCTCGCTGGGGCCGGATTTCCGAAAGTTCCGGGGAAGACCCCTACCTCGGTTCGCTCATTGCCAAAGCCATGATTCGCGGGTATCAGGGCACCAGCTTTAAGGAAACGAATACGGTTCTCGCCTGCGTCAAACACTTTGCTCTGTACGGAGCGGCTGAAGCGGGCCGTGATTACAATACGGTGGATATGAGCCGTATCAAAATGTTTGAATACTACTTGCCGCCGTACAAAGCCGCTATCGACGCGGGTGTAGGTAGTGTGATGACTTCCTTCAACGAAATCGACGCGGTACCAGCGACGGCCAATAAATGGCTCGTAACCGATTTGTTACGCAAACAATGGGGCTTTAAAGGCTTGGTGGTAACCGACTACACCGCTATTAACGAAATGATTGCCCACGGTCTGGGGGATTTGAAACAGGTTTCGGCTCTGGCTTTAAAAGCTGGTACCGACATGGATATGGTGGGCGAAGGCTTTTTAACAACGCTCAAACAATCGCTGAACGAAGGCAAGATCACCCAAAAAGAAATCGATCAGGCCTGCCGCCGGATTCTAGAAGCTAAGTACAAATTAGGCTTGTTTGACGATCCATACCGGTACCTGGACGAGTCGCGTCCGGCTAAAGAAATTTTGACGCCCGAGAACCGGGCCTTTGCCCGCGACCTGGCTGCCCGTAGTCATGTCCTACTCAAGAATGCGAATCAGACGTTACCCCTGAAAAAAAGCGGCAGTATTGCTCTGATTGGCCCTCTGGCGGATGATCGCAAGAACATGCTGGGTACCTGGAATATTGCTGGAGACTGGAAAAAAGCCGTGACCGTGGCGGAAGGCATTAAGAATGTAGCGGGTAATAGTGTAAAAATCAATTACGCCAAAGGAGCCAACTTCACCACGGATACACTGCTAATTCAGCGATTGAACGCTCAGAATGGACTCGTAGACGTAGACCCCCGTTCGCCCGAAGCGATGATCGAGGAAGCCGTAAAGGTGGCTCGGCAGTCGGACGTCATTATAGCCGTTGTAGGCGAAGCTCAGGAAATGTCGGGCGAAGCTTCGAGTCGGTCCGATATTGGCATTCCCGAAAATCAGAAAGACTTACTGAAAGCACTGAAAAAAACGGGCAAACCGCTGGTACTCGTGCTGATGAGCGGTCGTCCGCTGACGCTTACCTGGGAAAACGACAACGCCGATGCCATGCTCGAAGCCTGGTTTGGCGGTAGTGAATCGGGCAATGCTATCGCAGACGTTTTGTTTGGCAACTATAATCCTGCCGGAAAACTAACGGCTACGTTCCCCCGCAACGTTGGTCAGATTCCCATTTATTACAACCACAAGAACACAGGTCGCCCGTACGAAGGAGTTTTGCTGGATAAATTCAAATCTCGTTACCTCGATGTACCCAACGATCCGTTATTTCCCTTTGGGTACGGTTTAAGTTATACTACATTCAGTTACAGCGAAGTCAAACTCAGCCAGACCACCCTAAAGGGCAATCAGACATTACAGGCAAGTGTGACTGTAAAAAACACGGGCAAGTACACGGGTGAAGAAGTTGTTCAGCTCTACATCAGCGATCCGGTGGCGAGTGTAACGCGTTCGGTGAAAGACCTGAAAGGCTTTCAGAAGATCAGTCTGAAACCCGGCGAGAGTAAGGAAGTCACCTTCCGTATCACACCCGAACAGCTCAAATTCTATACTACGGATTTGAAATACGACTGGGAAGGGGGCGAATTTGGTATTCAGATCGGTACCAATTCCAGCGAAGTAAAAACGGCGAACGTGCAGTGGACTAAATAA
- a CDS encoding M28 family peptidase — translation MKKLLTLLALSPLAFAQAQNPTKFAETIKAEDLKKHLSYLASDALEGRGTGTPGQHKAAEYIANHFKSLGLKGIGPGGSYLQPVELVELGWGDVYLKTPSGTKELLKDFYVTGSGNFSKEETLDIVLVGYGTDEDLNGLNLDGKAALLLAAEPRNAEATRKKMAVLKEKGVRCVLTIAPGADEQTDKLYGRMRAYSPRMNRLTFKDEKRPESTLLSVQIKQGLAKEMLGLDDTQLADLMAGKTKPTDLKKTLTLKAEEKQTPIETSNVVGFLEGTDKKNEVLVVTAHYDHIGISPDGQINNGANDDGSGTVGVMELAEAFSKAAKAGNRPRRSILFMTVTGEEKGLLGSEYYVNHPLIPLENTIADLNIDMIGRVDKAHEGKPDYIYVIGSDKLSSELHAINEEANKKYIKMDLDYTFNDPNDVNRFYYRSDHYNFAAKKIPIIFYFNGVHDDYHRPTDDVEKIQFDKAEKTARLVFYTAWELVNRDKRIVVDSNKP, via the coding sequence ATGAAAAAACTGCTTACGTTGTTGGCTTTGAGTCCGCTGGCTTTCGCTCAGGCTCAGAATCCAACGAAATTCGCCGAGACCATCAAGGCGGAAGATCTTAAAAAACACCTCTCGTACCTGGCTTCCGATGCACTGGAAGGTCGCGGTACCGGAACGCCCGGCCAGCACAAAGCGGCTGAATACATTGCCAACCATTTCAAAAGTCTGGGTTTAAAGGGCATTGGTCCCGGTGGGAGCTACCTGCAACCCGTTGAGCTGGTTGAGCTGGGTTGGGGCGATGTGTACCTGAAGACCCCCAGCGGTACGAAAGAATTACTGAAAGATTTCTACGTAACGGGGTCGGGAAATTTCTCCAAAGAAGAGACCCTGGATATCGTACTGGTCGGTTACGGAACGGATGAAGATCTGAACGGGCTAAACCTGGATGGGAAAGCTGCGTTGTTACTTGCCGCCGAACCCCGTAACGCCGAAGCCACCCGCAAGAAAATGGCCGTGTTGAAGGAAAAAGGAGTGCGTTGTGTGCTGACCATTGCTCCGGGAGCCGATGAACAAACCGATAAACTTTACGGTCGGATGCGGGCATACTCACCCCGGATGAATCGCCTGACGTTCAAGGATGAAAAACGTCCAGAATCTACCTTGTTATCCGTGCAGATAAAACAGGGATTGGCAAAGGAAATGCTGGGTCTTGATGATACGCAACTGGCGGATCTGATGGCGGGGAAGACGAAACCTACTGATCTCAAGAAAACCCTGACGCTGAAAGCTGAAGAGAAACAGACGCCTATCGAAACGTCAAACGTCGTTGGTTTCCTGGAAGGTACGGATAAGAAAAACGAAGTACTGGTGGTAACGGCTCACTACGATCACATCGGTATCTCGCCCGATGGACAGATCAACAACGGAGCCAATGACGACGGTTCGGGTACGGTTGGCGTGATGGAATTGGCGGAGGCTTTCTCCAAAGCGGCCAAAGCTGGTAATCGTCCGCGTCGCAGCATCTTGTTCATGACCGTAACGGGTGAAGAAAAAGGGCTGCTAGGTTCGGAATACTACGTAAACCACCCACTAATTCCGCTGGAAAACACCATTGCCGATTTGAACATTGACATGATTGGCCGGGTGGACAAAGCCCACGAAGGGAAACCGGATTACATCTACGTGATTGGCTCGGATAAACTTTCTTCGGAACTGCACGCGATCAATGAAGAAGCGAACAAAAAGTACATCAAGATGGATCTGGACTATACGTTCAACGACCCTAACGATGTAAACCGTTTCTATTACCGCTCGGACCACTACAACTTTGCGGCTAAGAAAATCCCCATCATTTTCTACTTCAACGGTGTGCACGATGATTACCACCGCCCAACGGATGACGTGGAAAAAATCCAATTCGACAAGGCTGAGAAAACGGCCCGTCTGGTCTTCTATACCGCCTGGGAATTGGTGAATCGGGACAAGCGTATTGTCGTTGATTCCAATAAACCTTAA
- a CDS encoding (2Fe-2S)-binding protein, translated as MKTSKKTIENEARRDFLKQSSVLSALVLSPEKAIKDPNWDEKIAAPFEKVPLKLEINGVKHTLSVEPRTTLLDLLREQLHLTGTKKGCDYGQCGACTVHSDGQRINSCLTLAVTEEGKKITTIEGLAKGDTLHPMQEAFVKHDGFQCGYCTPGQIMSAVACIREGHANSEDEIREYMSGNICRCGAYPNIVDAIMDVKKGGQTV; from the coding sequence ATGAAAACGAGCAAAAAGACTATTGAAAACGAAGCCCGCCGCGATTTTTTGAAGCAATCGTCGGTGTTGTCGGCTCTGGTGCTGTCTCCCGAAAAGGCAATCAAGGACCCGAATTGGGATGAAAAAATTGCGGCTCCTTTTGAAAAAGTGCCGTTGAAACTGGAAATTAATGGGGTCAAGCATACCCTGAGCGTAGAACCGCGTACGACCCTACTCGACCTTTTACGCGAACAACTGCACCTGACGGGTACCAAAAAAGGTTGCGATTACGGCCAATGCGGAGCCTGCACCGTACATTCCGACGGCCAGCGAATTAATTCCTGCCTGACCCTGGCAGTAACCGAAGAAGGAAAGAAAATCACGACCATTGAAGGACTGGCTAAGGGCGATACCCTGCATCCCATGCAGGAGGCTTTCGTCAAACACGACGGTTTTCAATGCGGTTACTGCACGCCCGGTCAGATTATGTCGGCGGTGGCGTGTATCCGCGAAGGACACGCCAATTCCGAGGACGAAATCCGGGAATACATGAGTGGGAACATCTGCCGCTGTGGAGCCTATCCCAATATTGTTGATGCCATTATGGACGTGAAGAAAGGAGGACAAACGGTATGA
- a CDS encoding FAD binding domain-containing protein yields MKAFQYVRANTAKSALEALVKDPSAQFIAGGTNLVDLMKRGVTAPDKLIDISRLPLNRIEKEATGVRIGAMALNSQVADDKLILDKWPLLAQALNAGASAQLRNKATVGGNMLQRTRCGYFYDTEMPCNKRQPGTGCGAKEGYNRMHAIFGTSEHCIAVHPSDMCVALVALDATVVVQGPKGERTIPFTEFHRLPGDRPEKDNTLEKDELIVAVTLPDSPYTQHAHYLKVRDRASYAFALVSVAAALELEGKTIKSARLAMGGVAHKPWRLQEVEKALVGKTVSEATFQQAAQQAMAGARAYEYNAFKLKLAPNTIVEALKMAAGLTA; encoded by the coding sequence ATGAAAGCCTTTCAATACGTCCGGGCTAATACGGCTAAGTCGGCTCTCGAAGCATTAGTCAAAGACCCTTCCGCTCAGTTCATCGCCGGAGGTACCAATCTGGTGGATTTGATGAAACGGGGGGTAACGGCTCCGGATAAACTCATCGACATCAGTCGTTTACCGCTGAACAGAATTGAAAAAGAAGCCACGGGTGTTCGCATCGGAGCCATGGCCCTCAACAGCCAAGTAGCCGACGATAAACTGATTTTGGACAAGTGGCCTCTGCTGGCTCAAGCTCTCAATGCAGGGGCTTCGGCTCAGTTACGGAACAAGGCTACGGTAGGTGGTAATATGCTCCAGCGTACACGTTGTGGCTATTTCTACGATACCGAGATGCCCTGCAATAAACGGCAGCCGGGAACGGGTTGCGGAGCCAAAGAAGGCTACAATCGCATGCACGCCATCTTCGGCACGAGCGAACACTGCATCGCCGTCCACCCCAGTGATATGTGCGTAGCGTTGGTAGCCCTCGACGCTACGGTAGTCGTACAAGGTCCCAAAGGCGAACGAACCATTCCTTTCACCGAATTTCATCGCTTGCCCGGCGATCGTCCCGAAAAAGACAATACGCTGGAAAAAGATGAATTGATCGTAGCCGTAACGCTACCGGATTCGCCCTATACGCAACACGCTCATTACCTGAAAGTACGCGATCGGGCTTCGTACGCTTTTGCGTTGGTCTCCGTAGCGGCGGCGTTGGAGCTGGAGGGTAAAACTATCAAGTCAGCCCGACTGGCAATGGGCGGAGTGGCCCACAAACCCTGGCGTTTGCAGGAAGTGGAAAAGGCTTTGGTAGGCAAAACCGTGTCCGAAGCTACGTTTCAACAGGCTGCTCAGCAGGCGATGGCCGGAGCCCGGGCGTATGAGTACAATGCCTTCAAACTCAAGCTTGCCCCTAATACGATTGTAGAAGCTTTGAAAATGGCCGCAGGCCTAACCGCATAA